The Henningerozyma blattae CBS 6284 chromosome 6, complete genome genomic interval tcttcatcctCTAGTATATATTCAGCTAGATTAACACCATACTTCTCCCATTCTATTTCAACATCTAACAACTTACTTTGACTACGATTTTGCTGGCCTTCTAAAGTTAGAGTATCTTGCAACTTTGTGCCATTCTTTTCTATAAATCGTAATAGTTCATTGTAGTTTTGACTATGTTGCAGATCTTTGTACAACTGCTCTAATCTATTATATACTTCTAGCTTATCCGATTTCAATTTCTCCAGTTGTTGCTTTTGTTGCAGCAGCATCTTATAATCCAGGTCATTctcaatatcatttttttgaaactCTTCGATAGActcatttatattatttggtaaattCATTGCGATAGTTACTAATATACTGATATAGTAAGAAGGGTtagtgttttttttcagtaGAATTTTATAAGTACGTGAGTGTTTTGCTAATCAAAAGgagttatattttaaaggaCGGAAGAAATCGGAAATATTGTTGACTTCAGTAGAAACTGagtataaaataaaaataggCTGGTAAAGTTTATGGTGTACTCAAATAACTAATGAAGCTTCAAAATATGATTTACTGTAGCAAATAATTAAGGACAAGTCTATATTTATCACATTAACATGCaattctatatattttgagGTTAATTTGGTAgtaaaaagacaaaaaaaaaacactcAGATCATTCTTTTAGTATGAAGAATACGCCAAAATTATGGTTGCTATTGATTCAGTATAATCCCAATTATTCCACTCTttaacaattgaaaatggcccaaataagaaataaacAGTATCTGAAAACATTGTGGGATATATGAGGAATTTCATTCCTCGACGACAGGCttgtttgtttatttttctttgtcaTCACTATTGGTTACCATTAGCtggtaaatatttaactttaattCCTGCTTTACTAGTTTTAGCATGGTGAAATGCTTGTCAAAAGACTTCAAACAACATAATATAAGGTATTACCGAGAAGCATTGGATAGTAAaatcttgaatttttaagGAATCCTAATTTTGCAACCTTTCAAGCTTACCCATATATAAGAACCATGATATTAttctgaaaatattaacgTACATATACtttacatatttttttattttatgactttgtaatgatattattgattCAATAAGAATATAACTATGATCAAGgtatattataattgtaATGAAAGCAGCAGAGAACgagaaaataaagttttttttgtaatatttgaattattctTTAGGATTACATCAGttgacaaaaaaattaaatttatttgtgAAGCTTTTTAAATTCCAAGAAAGTACTATTTACCCAAGTACCATAAATtcttattaatatcaaGGACCGATCAGATTATTCAGCAATAACGTGCACTTTTTAccataaaattttatagaAACTTTTGCTATCAACTAATCTTATGAATTATACAATATATACTTGAAACTGctttttataaattgatTAGATAAGAATCCAAtataaaattgtaaaagGACTTGAGACGGTTCTTACTTTAAAATGATCCCATTATACCTTCGAGTTTCAAGATTTTTGGTGTCTTTTTTATACTATTACAATGTAAAACATCGAGAAACTTGATAGCTGCATGTTACAAAGGAATTCTATGATATATTAGTTTCATATTAATATCCTTATACATATAAGTAGCGTGTAAATACTCATATGCTTCTATAAATCAATTCTacttaaaaataaaaacatttaAGTTATATAAAACTATCAGTTAATGCATAGTATTTTACGGCCGTGGgaatatcaattaaacGTCACAGGGTATACTAAGCATAGCGTCCAGCAAACTCTAGTGAGGTAAATTGAGCGAGAGATTTTTACCTGTGAgtgataatgaattaactTCTCTTGTTCAAAACTAAATGTATAAATTGCCAACCTTTTATTCCTACTCAAAAGGGTGAAATGTTTCTATAATTATAAGTATATGTTAATcagaattattctttaaattatgaCGGAAAATAGTATCAATACAAATGATTAAAGTGTTCTACAGTTTTATCTTATGCTTACGTCATTTGCTCAGTTTTCGAGCAAAGCCTATGCTGTTATTCTAGCATCACGCTTTATTAGTTAGGAATCACgcttataaaaataatatatatacacacatatatatatacataatCTAAAAAGAGCAATTACTTATACTGTTCTTATTAATATCTGGCCCTCTTAGTTCCCAGTAAAATTTATGATCTATTTAATCGGAGAAAGTTGAATAATTGGTGATAGAAACTTTTCTAGAGGcagttttaatattatcatcttttgataaattagaacctgattaaaattttttacgAGGAATTGTCTTCTTAGTATCaatatctttcaaataattttgcaATCTTTCAACAATATCTTTGTATCTTTCTTCTGAAACATTAATACTTTCGAAAACACAGAAAGGTGGTAAAACTTGGAATCCTGAATAAGATAAAGTTCCCTGTTGGATTGGTCATAGTAAAACATCAGTGCTACAATAAGCATCTTTTCTTGAGAATCTTTTTTCTTCCGCACCAATGGTAACCATTATCAAGGcctttttctttgaaaaGATATCGTCATCACGTGGAAACCCAAATCCATAAGCAAACCCATTAGAAAAGACACGATCAAACCATCCTTTCAAAATAGCAGGCATAGAGTACCACCATAGTGGGAattggaatattattaaatcagCCCATTCAATCTTAGCTTGTTCTTCCATCACATCTTCAGTTAAAGCTTTCTCAGTGTATGCTCTACCTGAAGCTTCAAGCATGGAAACGGCTTGAACTTCGGTGACATTTTTGAAATCAGAACGTTTAACAAATGCATCCCAATTCATGGCATATAAATCACTAACTTTGACCTGATATCCCTTggattttaaatctttcacTGTAGCTTCCATTAGTGAATGATTTAAAGAGTGGCTTTCTGGGTGGGCCAAGACAATTAAGGCATTTTTAGATTGAGAAGTTAAAGAAGAGTTTGTCATTTTGTTTGTTACATTTGCttggttttttttcttcttcatacCAACTGAATAAGACACTTCTA includes:
- the TBLA0F04280 gene encoding NAD(P)H-dependent oxidoreductase is translated as MKKKKNQANVTNKMTNSSLTSQSKNALIVLAHPESHSLNHSLMEATVKDLKSKGYQVKVSDLYAMNWDAFVKRSDFKNVTEVQAVSMLEASGRAYTEKALTEDVMEEQAKIEWADLIIFQFPLWWYSMPAILKGWFDRVFSNGFAYGFGFPRDDDIFSKKKALIMVTIGAEEKRFSRKDAYCSTDVLL
- the AHC2 gene encoding Ahc2p (similar to Saccharomyces cerevisiae AHC2 (YCR082W); ancestral locus Anc_6.358) translates to MNLPNNINESIEEFQKNDIENDLDYKMLLQQKQQLEKLKSDKLEVYNRLEQLYKDLQHSQNYNELLRFIEKNGTKLQDTLTLEGQQNRSQSKLLDVEIEWEKYGVNLAEYILEDEELLALYHSGLL